One Mangifera indica cultivar Alphonso chromosome 4, CATAS_Mindica_2.1, whole genome shotgun sequence genomic region harbors:
- the LOC123214737 gene encoding probable carboxylesterase 12, whose product MDSSKPVVAYDFSPMIIIYKDGRVRRLQGTEVVPPSLDPKTNVECKDVLYSPENGLSVRLHMLKNTNRNKKLPLLVYFHGGGFYAQSPFSPQTHNFLNSLVAEANIIAVSVEYRKAPEHPVPCALDDSWTALQWVGSHAHGAGLEDWLNDYADFQRVFFCGDSAGATIAHHMGLRHGREKLKGVNVKGVALCHPYFWGKEPVGDESTDAEFRQRREKYWKMACPSSSGCDDRLINPAADPNLARLGIGRVLVFVAEKDFLRARGWYYYEKLKGSGWVGDVEIAETEGEYHVFHLKNPACKKAVAMLKRLASFFNQQ is encoded by the coding sequence ATGGATTCCAGCAAACCAGTGGTAGCCTATGACTTCTCTCCGATGATAATCATATACAAAGATGGCCGCGTACGGAGGCTTCAAGGCACTGAAGTTGTTCCCCCATCTCTTGATCCCAAGACCAATGTTGAATGCAAAGACGTTTTATATTCACCTGAAAATGGGCTCTCGGTCAGGCTTCACATGCTGAAAAACACCAATCGAAACAAAAAACTTCCCCTTCTGGTTTATTTCCACGGAGGAGGCTTCTACGCCCAATCCCCTTTCTCTCCTCAAACCCACAATTTCCTCAACTCTTTAGTTGCAGAAGCTAACATCATTGCAGTCTCGGTTGAATACAGAAAAGCCCCTGAGCACCCCGTCCCTTGCGCTTTGGACGATTCGTGGACTGCCCTTCAATGGGTCGGGTCTCATGCGCACGGAGCAGGCCTCGAAGATTGGCTCAATGACTACGCTGATTTCCAGAGAGTGTTTTTCTGCGGGGACAGCGCTGGAGCCACTATAGCTCACCATATGGGCTTAAGACACGGCCGAGAAAAGCTTAAGGGTGTTAATGTGAAGGGCGTCGCTTTATGTCATCCGTATTTTTGGGGCAAAGAACCTGTTGGTGATGAGTCGACCGACGCAGAATTCAGACAACGGCGGGAGAAATATTGGAAGATGGCTTGTCCGAGCTCAAGCGGGTGCGACGACCGGCTGATAAATCCGGCGGCTGATCCGAACCTAGCGAGGCTGGGGATCGGCAGGGTGCTGGTTTTTGTGGCTGAGAAGGATTTTCTTAGAGCAAGAGGATGGTATTATTACGAGAAGTTGAAGGGAAGTGGGTGGGTGGGTGATGTGGAAATTGCAGAGACGGAAGGCGAGTACCATGTTTTCCATCTGAAAAATCCCGCTTGCAAAAAGGCTGTGGCTATGCTCAAGAGACTTGCTTCCTTCTTCAATCAACAATAA